A region of Nitrospinota bacterium DNA encodes the following proteins:
- the sucD gene encoding succinate--CoA ligase subunit alpha — MSVLVDENTKLIVQGITGKEGSFHALGCKNYGTNVVGGVTPGKEGQDMEGIPVFNTVQRAVDATGANATMIFVPPPFAADAIFEAAEAGISLIVCITEGIPVYDMIKIKRYMQGRKNRLIGPNCPGIITPGKAKIGIMPGHIHRPGPVGVVSRSGTLTYEVVGQLTALGIGQSTCIGIGGDPVNGTNFVDALELFNSDTQTKAICMIGEIGGSAEEEAAGYVKAKVKKPVVGFIAGQTAPPGRRMGHAGAIISGGHGTAEEKMKVMAACGVTVCKSPADLGETIKGVLESN, encoded by the coding sequence ATGAGCGTGCTGGTTGACGAGAACACAAAGCTTATAGTTCAGGGTATCACGGGCAAGGAGGGCTCCTTCCACGCCCTGGGATGCAAAAATTACGGCACCAACGTGGTTGGCGGCGTTACCCCCGGCAAGGAAGGGCAGGACATGGAGGGCATCCCGGTGTTCAACACCGTCCAGCGGGCGGTGGACGCCACCGGAGCCAACGCCACCATGATTTTCGTGCCGCCCCCATTCGCGGCGGACGCCATTTTCGAGGCGGCGGAGGCCGGTATTAGCCTTATCGTGTGCATAACCGAGGGTATCCCGGTGTATGATATGATAAAAATAAAGCGTTACATGCAGGGGCGGAAGAACCGGCTTATCGGCCCCAACTGTCCGGGAATAATCACCCCTGGCAAAGCCAAGATAGGCATCATGCCGGGTCACATACACAGGCCCGGTCCGGTGGGGGTCGTTTCCCGGTCCGGCACGCTTACCTACGAGGTGGTGGGCCAGCTTACGGCCTTGGGCATTGGCCAGTCCACTTGCATCGGAATCGGGGGAGACCCTGTTAACGGCACCAACTTCGTGGACGCGCTGGAGTTGTTCAACAGCGACACTCAGACTAAAGCCATCTGCATGATTGGCGAAATCGGCGGTTCGGCTGAGGAAGAGGCCGCCGGGTACGTGAAAGCCAAGGTTAAAAAACCGGTTGTGGGTTTTATAGCCGGGCAAACCGCGCCCCCGGGTCGCAGAATGGGGCATGCCGGGGCGATAATTTCCGGCGGACACGGAACAGCGGAAGAGAAAATGAAGGTGATGGCCGCTTGTGGCGTCACCGTTTGCAAGTCCCCCGCGGATCTGGGCGAAACCATCAAGGGGGTTCTTGAATCCAACTAA
- a CDS encoding 2-oxoacid:acceptor oxidoreductase subunit alpha has protein sequence MAEKKTDLIIRFGGEGGEGIISSGDMVAQAAVRSGLEVLTFKTFPAEIKGGYAMYQTRFAHDKILSEGSGFDVMVAFNQEALELNKKFLKEGNALIYDYPGGDITEEQNIPGVHCYPVPMSKISKEDIGNYRSKNMVCMGAVAELFSISMEQIRGTIQSKFGKKGADIVEMNFKALDAGRDHVRSNIKKTDSYKMDSGKTAENTIIISGNDAVGLGALMAGVQYFSAYPITPATEVAYFLARHLPKANGNLVQAEDEIASIANVIGASYAGLKAMTSTSGPGLSLMQELIGMASMMEVPVVICDVQRGGPSTGLPTKHEQSDLFLAAHGCHGDAPRVVLSPEGVEDCVYLTVEAFNIAEKYQLPVMVLSDGSLGFRTASMKKPDPSKLRLVTREKYEGNGGDFKRYKLTESGVSPMSIPGTPGGAYISTGLEHAESSAPRYTADNRTAMMDKRFKKLDNLEDFFQPTEADYQDGAEIGVIAWGSTIGVAREAVNEARAAGLKVSALYPKLVWPLPLKAINKFIGKHKKILIPEVNKQGQLAKLITGETGCVPISYTIYGGMPFTPAMIAEKIKEISK, from the coding sequence GTGGCAGAAAAAAAGACTGATCTCATCATCAGGTTCGGCGGAGAGGGTGGCGAAGGCATCATCTCCTCCGGCGACATGGTGGCCCAGGCCGCGGTGCGCTCCGGTCTTGAGGTCCTGACATTCAAGACCTTCCCGGCGGAGATCAAGGGCGGCTACGCCATGTATCAAACCAGGTTCGCCCACGACAAGATTCTTTCCGAAGGCTCCGGGTTCGACGTTATGGTGGCCTTCAACCAGGAGGCGCTGGAGCTTAACAAGAAGTTCCTGAAGGAAGGCAACGCGCTCATTTACGACTACCCTGGCGGAGACATAACCGAGGAGCAGAACATCCCGGGCGTCCACTGCTATCCGGTCCCCATGAGCAAAATATCAAAAGAGGACATCGGCAATTACCGCTCCAAGAACATGGTTTGCATGGGCGCGGTGGCGGAGCTTTTCTCCATATCCATGGAGCAGATCCGGGGTACCATCCAGTCCAAGTTCGGCAAGAAGGGCGCCGACATCGTTGAGATGAACTTCAAGGCCCTGGACGCCGGGCGCGACCATGTGCGCTCCAACATCAAGAAGACAGACTCTTACAAGATGGACTCGGGCAAGACCGCCGAGAACACCATAATAATTTCCGGTAACGACGCGGTGGGGCTGGGCGCTCTGATGGCCGGGGTCCAGTATTTCTCGGCCTATCCCATAACCCCCGCCACCGAGGTTGCCTATTTCCTGGCGCGCCACCTGCCAAAAGCCAACGGCAACCTGGTGCAGGCCGAGGACGAAATAGCCTCTATCGCCAATGTTATCGGCGCCTCGTACGCGGGCTTGAAGGCCATGACGTCCACGTCGGGCCCCGGCCTGTCGCTGATGCAGGAGCTTATCGGCATGGCCTCCATGATGGAGGTGCCGGTGGTGATATGCGACGTCCAGCGCGGCGGCCCTTCCACTGGCTTGCCGACCAAGCATGAGCAGTCGGACCTGTTCCTGGCGGCCCACGGCTGTCATGGCGACGCCCCCAGGGTGGTGTTAAGCCCCGAAGGGGTGGAAGATTGCGTGTACCTTACGGTGGAGGCTTTCAATATCGCCGAAAAGTACCAGCTTCCGGTGATGGTCCTCTCCGACGGCTCACTGGGTTTCCGCACCGCTTCCATGAAGAAACCGGATCCTTCGAAACTGCGCCTGGTGACCCGCGAAAAGTACGAGGGCAACGGGGGCGATTTCAAACGGTACAAGCTTACCGAAAGCGGGGTTTCGCCAATGTCCATCCCCGGCACGCCCGGCGGCGCGTACATATCCACCGGCCTGGAGCACGCGGAATCTTCCGCGCCACGCTACACGGCGGACAATCGCACGGCCATGATGGACAAACGGTTCAAGAAACTCGACAACCTGGAAGATTTCTTCCAGCCCACCGAGGCGGATTACCAGGATGGGGCGGAAATAGGCGTCATCGCCTGGGGCTCCACCATTGGTGTGGCCCGCGAGGCTGTGAACGAAGCCAGGGCCGCCGGGTTGAAAGTTTCTGCGCTTTATCCGAAGCTTGTATGGCCGTTGCCTTTGAAGGCCATAAACAAGTTCATCGGCAAGCACAAAAAGATACTCATACCCGAGGTGAACAAGCAGGGCCAGCTGGCCAAGCTTATAACCGGCGAGACCGGCTGTGTCCCCATAAGCTACACCATCTACGGCGGCATGCCCTTCACCCCGGCCATGATCGCCGAGAAGATAAAGGAGATATCCAAATGA
- a CDS encoding 2-oxoacid:ferredoxin oxidoreductase subunit beta, translated as MTTTATEPLKSKDYKSEVPPTWCPGCGDYGVLNALLKSYADLQLDINNTVMVSGIGCSSRIPYFVKTYGMHTAHGRVLPVASGVKVARPDLEVIAFGGDGDGFSIGGGHVPHVARKNTDITYIVMDNSIYGLTKGQMSPTSPLGMVTSTTPYGVPDNPLNPLSFCLTYGATFVAQAYSSQGKVLTDLITKAIKHKGFAFIDVVSPCPTFNKVNTFDSYKGHVEDVPADHDVTDVNAAIKLANQSRAEGKVLTGVFYQVEKPTLLDRLGEIRKKAGGSADFDVNSVINGYVP; from the coding sequence ATGACGACCACCGCCACCGAACCTTTGAAATCGAAAGATTACAAGAGCGAAGTTCCGCCCACATGGTGCCCCGGTTGTGGCGACTATGGCGTGCTCAACGCTCTTCTTAAGTCGTACGCAGACCTTCAGCTGGACATCAACAATACAGTGATGGTGTCGGGCATCGGCTGTTCGTCGCGGATACCCTATTTCGTGAAGACCTACGGCATGCACACCGCCCACGGGCGTGTTCTGCCAGTGGCCTCTGGCGTAAAAGTCGCCCGGCCCGACCTGGAGGTTATAGCATTCGGCGGCGACGGGGACGGGTTCTCCATCGGTGGCGGGCATGTGCCCCACGTGGCCCGGAAGAACACCGACATCACCTATATCGTTATGGACAACTCCATATACGGCCTTACCAAGGGGCAGATGTCGCCCACCAGCCCGCTGGGCATGGTGACCTCCACCACGCCCTACGGTGTGCCGGACAATCCCTTGAACCCCCTGTCGTTCTGCCTTACATACGGCGCCACTTTCGTGGCCCAGGCTTACAGCTCACAGGGCAAGGTTCTTACGGACCTCATAACCAAGGCTATCAAGCACAAAGGATTCGCCTTCATAGACGTGGTGAGCCCATGCCCCACGTTCAACAAGGTGAACACTTTCGACTCTTACAAGGGCCATGTGGAGGACGTGCCTGCGGACCACGACGTGACGGACGTGAACGCCGCCATTAAGCTGGCCAACCAGAGCCGGGCAGAGGGCAAGGTGCTTACCGGCGTGTTTTACCAGGTGGAGAAACCCACCCTGCTGGACAGGCTGGGAGAGATCCGCAAGAAAGCTGGCGGGTCGGCTGATTTTGACGTGAACAGCGTCATCAACGGTTACGTTCCGTAA
- the ndk gene encoding nucleoside-diphosphate kinase, whose amino-acid sequence MSRTFAIVKPDAVERGLTGRILSRIESEGLKVVALKRIHMTKSQAEGFYIEHQARPFFASLTGYMSSGPCVVAVLEGENAQPKWRDIMGATNPANAAPGTIRKELAVDLEKNSVHGSDSETSAAREIGYFFSETEIV is encoded by the coding sequence ATGTCACGCACGTTCGCAATTGTGAAGCCCGACGCCGTGGAGCGGGGCCTTACCGGAAGGATTTTAAGCAGGATTGAGAGCGAGGGGCTGAAAGTTGTTGCCCTGAAACGCATCCACATGACCAAATCACAGGCCGAGGGGTTTTACATCGAGCATCAGGCGCGGCCCTTCTTTGCCTCGCTGACCGGCTACATGAGCTCCGGCCCCTGCGTGGTTGCGGTGCTGGAAGGGGAGAACGCCCAGCCCAAATGGCGCGACATCATGGGGGCCACTAACCCGGCCAACGCCGCCCCAGGCACCATAAGGAAAGAGCTGGCGGTGGATTTGGAGAAAAACTCCGTCCACGGGTCCGACTCCGAGACTTCCGCCGCGCGGGAGATAGGCTATTTCTTCTCCGAGACGGAGATAGTGTAA